The Quercus robur chromosome 7, dhQueRobu3.1, whole genome shotgun sequence genome has a segment encoding these proteins:
- the LOC126691776 gene encoding 40S ribosomal protein S23, whose product MGKTRGMGAGRKLKSHRRRQRWADKSYKKSHLGNEWKKPFAGSSHAKGIVLEKIGIEAKQPNSAIRKCARVQLIKNGKKIAAFVPNDGCLNYIEENDEVLIAGFGRKGHAVGDIPGVRFKVVKVSGVSLLALFKEKKEKPRS is encoded by the exons GAAAACACGTGGTATGGGAGCTGGTCGTAAGCTGAAGTCCCACCGTAGAAGACAAAGGTGGGCCGACAAGTCATACAAAAAGTCTCACCTTGGTAATGAATGGAAGAAGCCATTTGCTGGGTCTTCCCACGCAAAGGGAATTGTCCTAGAGAAGAT AGGTATTGAGGCCAAACAGCCAAACTCTGCTATTAGGAAATGTGCTAGAGTTCAACTAATCAAAAATGGGAAAAAGATTGCTGCATTTGTCCCCAACGATGGTTGCTTGAACTACATTGAAGAAAAC GATGAGGTTTTGATTGCTGGATTTGGACGTAAGGGTCATGCTGTCGGAGATATTCCTGGTGTTAGATTCAAGGTTGTGAAGGTTTCTGGTGTCTCCCTGTTGGCTCTCTTCaaggagaagaaggagaagCCCAGGTCTTAA